A genomic region of Ignavibacteria bacterium contains the following coding sequences:
- a CDS encoding tryptophanase yields MKTIIEPFKIKSVETIRFTTREQREKILKEAFYNPFNIHSRDVIIDLLTDSGTSAMSSEQWAGIMRGDEAYAGSQSFFRFERVVKKITGFKHIIPTHQGRAAEKILFSVLGGEGKYFPSNTHFDTTRANIEFVGSEAVDLLNEIGLHPEIRADFKGNMDIEQLEKFINQVGPENIPLVMLTVTNNSGGGQPVSMENIRQTRKVCDKYGLKLFLDACRFAENAYFIKKREKGYENKSVLEIAQEMFSYADGCTMSAKKDGLVNIGGFLAMNDDELAMKCRNVLIVTEGFPTYGGLAGRDLEAIAQGLEEVLEEDYLKYRIRSVEYLGEKLVQSGVPILEPPGGHAIYLDAKRFAPHIPPEQYPGQSIVCELYLEGGIRAVEIGSVMFGKYDKDGKLIPAKLELVRLAIPRRVYTQSHIDYVIEVIQEVYAKRDKLRGMKIIEEAPVLRHFTAKFDYV; encoded by the coding sequence ATGAAAACTATCATTGAACCTTTCAAAATCAAATCTGTTGAAACTATCCGCTTTACAACGCGAGAACAGAGGGAAAAAATTCTTAAAGAAGCTTTTTACAATCCTTTTAACATTCATTCAAGAGATGTGATTATTGATTTATTGACCGACAGCGGTACTTCTGCAATGAGTTCAGAGCAGTGGGCTGGAATTATGAGAGGCGATGAAGCATATGCCGGTTCACAAAGCTTTTTTAGATTCGAAAGAGTTGTAAAAAAGATCACCGGCTTTAAGCACATTATTCCAACTCATCAAGGAAGAGCAGCTGAAAAAATTTTATTTAGTGTTTTAGGTGGAGAAGGAAAATATTTTCCAAGCAATACACATTTCGATACAACCAGAGCGAACATCGAATTTGTTGGTTCGGAAGCAGTTGATTTATTAAACGAAATTGGACTTCATCCAGAAATTCGAGCTGATTTCAAAGGTAATATGGACATTGAACAGCTTGAGAAATTTATTAATCAAGTTGGGCCAGAGAACATACCTTTGGTAATGTTAACTGTTACAAATAATTCTGGCGGAGGACAACCTGTTTCAATGGAAAATATTCGTCAGACAAGGAAAGTTTGTGACAAGTATGGCTTAAAACTTTTCTTAGATGCCTGTCGATTTGCTGAAAATGCATATTTTATCAAAAAGAGAGAAAAAGGTTACGAGAATAAATCAGTCTTAGAGATTGCTCAAGAAATGTTTTCTTATGCCGATGGATGCACAATGAGCGCAAAAAAAGATGGACTCGTTAATATTGGCGGTTTCCTTGCAATGAATGATGATGAACTTGCAATGAAATGTAGAAATGTTTTGATAGTAACTGAAGGTTTTCCAACATACGGCGGACTTGCTGGAAGAGATCTTGAGGCAATCGCTCAAGGTCTGGAAGAAGTTTTAGAAGAAGACTATTTGAAATATCGAATTCGTTCAGTTGAATATCTCGGTGAGAAATTAGTTCAATCCGGAGTTCCAATTCTTGAACCACCGGGCGGTCACGCTATTTATCTCGATGCAAAAAGATTTGCTCCTCATATTCCACCTGAACAATATCCTGGTCAATCAATTGTTTGTGAACTTTATCTCGAAGGCGGAATTCGTGCTGTAGAAATTGGAAGTGTGATGTTTGGTAAATATGATAAAGATGGAAAACTCATTCCTGCAAAACTTGAACTTGTCCGACTTGCTATCCCAAGAAGAGTGTACACTCAAAGCCATATTGATTATGTAATTGAAGTTATTCAAGAAGTATATGCAAAAAGAGACAAATTAAGAGGAATGAAAATTATTGAGGAAGCTCCAGTTTTAAGGCATTTCACTGCAAAATTTGATTATGTATGA
- the trxA gene encoding thioredoxin, with the protein MLEHLTKETFLQKVFDYENKQEWEYQGELPAIIDFYADWCQPCKIVAPILEELAEEYKDKIVIYKVDTEEEQELAAVFGIRSIPSLLFIPMNDRPQMAVGALPKEAFKEIIEDILLKNNSLN; encoded by the coding sequence ATGTTAGAACATTTAACTAAAGAAACTTTTTTGCAAAAAGTCTTTGATTATGAAAATAAACAGGAATGGGAATATCAGGGTGAATTGCCAGCGATAATTGATTTTTATGCTGATTGGTGTCAACCCTGTAAAATTGTTGCACCAATTTTAGAAGAACTTGCTGAAGAGTATAAAGACAAAATCGTAATTTACAAAGTGGATACAGAAGAAGAGCAAGAACTTGCTGCCGTTTTTGGTATTCGAAGCATTCCTTCACTATTATTCATCCCAATGAATGATAGGCCACAAATGGCAGTTGGTGCACTTCCCAAGGAAGCATTCAAAGAAATAATTGAAGATATTCTTTTAAAGAATAACTCTCTGAACTAA
- a CDS encoding GntR family transcriptional regulator, translated as MNENSQVNISLNLEDLKPLRDKIASSIRESILTGKLKPGERLMELDLANQLGISRTPVREAFLQLESEGFVQVIPRKGAVVTETSFNDAKETYEIKSVLEGLAAKLATSFLTEEQIDELVELNNQMKKISKTKEKDYQKFLQLNSKFHKIINESCGNSKLIKLIHNLRHQTFRYNYLFLSLISHLEHSVQEHEKIIMAIKKRNQNLVEELVKRHNENAKEALIKFIKNKNP; from the coding sequence ATGAATGAAAATTCACAAGTAAACATTTCATTAAATCTCGAAGACTTAAAACCACTTAGAGATAAGATCGCCTCTTCAATAAGAGAATCAATACTTACTGGTAAATTGAAACCTGGCGAACGATTGATGGAATTAGACCTTGCCAATCAACTTGGGATCAGTCGTACACCAGTTAGAGAAGCATTTCTTCAGCTCGAATCCGAAGGTTTCGTTCAAGTGATTCCACGAAAAGGAGCTGTTGTAACTGAAACTTCTTTTAATGATGCTAAAGAAACTTATGAAATTAAAAGCGTTCTTGAGGGACTTGCCGCTAAACTTGCAACCTCATTTTTAACTGAAGAACAAATTGACGAACTCGTAGAATTAAACAATCAGATGAAGAAAATCTCAAAAACAAAAGAAAAAGATTATCAAAAGTTTTTACAGCTTAACTCAAAATTTCACAAAATAATTAACGAAAGCTGCGGCAATTCAAAACTTATAAAATTAATCCATAACCTGCGACATCAAACTTTCCGCTATAACTATTTATTCCTTTCTCTTATTTCCCATCTTGAACATTCCGTTCAAGAGCATGAAAAAATAATTATGGCTATAAAAAAACGAAATCAAAATCTGGTTGAAGAACTGGTCAAAAGGCATAATGAAAACGCAAAAGAAGCATTAATCAAGTTTATTAAAAACAAAAATCCATAA
- a CDS encoding diaminopimelate dehydrogenase — MSKIKVALVGFGNVGCMALDAITNEPDMELAGIVEIQNIEKIRSTLTPQKCCQFGKTKIVSDVRDLDEVDVALICAPSRKVKEIVSQYLRFGINTVDSFDIHSEIPQLRKYLDPIAKENNKVSIISAGWDPGIDSVIRGLFLTMAPRGITHTNFGPGMSMGHTCAVKEIPGVKNALSITVPAGMGIHRRMVYVELEPDANFDEVEKAIKTDPYFIKDRTYVFQVDDVQKLIDMGHGVVMERKGVSGATHNQIFKFEMRINNPALTGQIMVSAARAAMKQRPGCYTMIEVPVIDFLYGELEDFIQTLV, encoded by the coding sequence ATGAGCAAAATTAAAGTTGCTCTTGTGGGGTTTGGTAATGTTGGATGCATGGCTTTAGATGCAATTACAAATGAACCTGATATGGAGCTCGCAGGAATTGTCGAAATTCAGAATATTGAGAAAATAAGATCGACACTGACTCCACAAAAATGTTGTCAATTCGGGAAAACCAAAATTGTTAGTGATGTCCGCGATCTTGATGAAGTTGATGTTGCTTTAATTTGTGCTCCATCGAGAAAAGTAAAGGAAATTGTATCACAATATTTAAGGTTTGGAATCAACACAGTTGATAGTTTTGATATACATTCTGAAATTCCTCAACTAAGAAAATATCTTGATCCAATAGCAAAAGAAAACAACAAAGTTTCAATTATTTCAGCTGGCTGGGATCCTGGAATTGATTCGGTAATTCGCGGTTTATTTTTGACAATGGCGCCAAGAGGGATCACTCACACCAATTTCGGTCCCGGTATGTCAATGGGACACACTTGCGCAGTAAAGGAAATTCCAGGTGTAAAAAATGCGCTTTCAATTACAGTACCTGCTGGAATGGGAATTCATCGCAGAATGGTCTATGTAGAACTTGAACCCGACGCTAACTTTGATGAAGTTGAAAAAGCAATTAAAACTGATCCTTATTTTATCAAAGACAGAACCTATGTTTTTCAAGTTGATGATGTTCAAAAACTAATTGATATGGGTCACGGTGTCGTGATGGAAAGGAAGGGTGTCTCTGGTGCAACTCACAATCAAATCTTCAAATTCGAAATGAGAATTAATAACCCAGCACTGACGGGACAGATAATGGTTTCGGCTGCAAGAGCAGCAATGAAACAAAGACCGGGATGTTATACTATGATTGAAGTTCCTGTTATCGATTTCCTTTATGGCGAACTCGAAGATTTTATACAAACTTTAGTTTAA
- a CDS encoding T9SS type A sorting domain-containing protein, with amino-acid sequence MEFQIAQDGFVNIALYDLMGQKIKDIVNDFRKAGKYLIQLNASDLSSGVYFYKMNVNNFSQTRKLIVIK; translated from the coding sequence ATTGAATTTCAAATTGCCCAAGATGGATTTGTGAATATTGCTCTTTACGATTTAATGGGACAAAAAATTAAAGATATTGTAAATGATTTCAGAAAAGCTGGGAAATATTTAATCCAGCTCAATGCTTCGGATTTATCAAGCGGCGTTTATTTCTACAAAATGAATGTCAATAATTTTTCACAAACCAGGAAACTTATCGTTATTAAGTAA
- a CDS encoding adenylate/guanylate cyclase domain-containing protein, translating into MLNKIQKYFGQDKYHLVSSIIFALLIFIFSSSEIINFKPFTSLENKIIDLNFNRRGIINNPDSLDVIIIGISNETLNELPPPFNVWPLPRNLFAKAIENLNKAGAKVIGIDLLFNEFDKYSKKNDSALVSVIKKYKNVILAGKIEQFDWRYEAEESPRQNFGNVYLKSDSSIGIVNVLPDDDGVLRRYFPYYFDARTKTKIPTFSLAVINRYYNLDMFFTPQKIEKSFDYGFFKIPEFTSNSFLINFYGPSGTFKTINFIDIIDDSKFQTLTELETGVDINTFNDSLTGLLYSDIFRNKVVLIGSIEPEDKDLFPVSIAPKESKSISGNLMFGVEVHANVVQMILDKNFLHRGSLTVRFAIIFVLIFLCMNLFEFIRSIKFKTSLIGELINFLILILFIVGIYEIYYYLFLKLHLIRMFIPPALAVVSAYTVSSVSNYLKERKQKLIIKAMFSQYLNPKLVDELVVHPEKLKLGGIRKEMSVLFSDLANFTTISEKIDPETLVELLNHYFDEMTEIIFETNGTLDKFEGDAIMAFWNAPLDDPEHHFNSALCALKMKKKVNELKLDWKAIIGQEFSIRIGINSGEMIVGNMGGKKKFDYTVMGDNVNLASRLEGINKIYGTDIVISESIYNKIKDRVIARELDLILVKGKTIPVRIFELIDLKEGLIFSNDDQKEILKLIEYFETGLNLYREKMFSRAIEEFEKVLLVNPDDYPTRVFIDRCFEFLNSPPPDDWNGVFESKIK; encoded by the coding sequence ATGCTGAATAAGATTCAGAAATATTTTGGTCAAGATAAATATCATCTAGTTTCTTCAATAATTTTTGCTCTATTGATTTTTATTTTTTCTTCGTCAGAAATAATTAATTTCAAACCTTTTACATCACTCGAAAACAAGATTATTGATTTAAATTTTAATCGGAGGGGAATTATCAATAATCCCGATTCCCTTGATGTGATAATCATTGGAATTTCCAACGAGACACTAAATGAACTTCCACCACCATTTAATGTTTGGCCTCTTCCAAGAAATTTATTTGCTAAAGCGATTGAAAATTTAAATAAAGCTGGTGCGAAAGTTATTGGGATTGATTTGCTTTTCAACGAATTTGATAAATATTCAAAAAAGAATGACAGCGCTCTGGTAAGTGTAATTAAGAAATATAAAAATGTTATCCTTGCTGGAAAAATTGAACAATTCGATTGGCGATATGAAGCAGAAGAATCTCCAAGACAAAATTTTGGTAATGTTTATTTAAAAAGTGATTCTTCTATCGGGATTGTCAATGTTTTGCCAGATGATGATGGAGTCTTAAGACGATATTTTCCTTATTACTTTGACGCAAGAACGAAAACTAAAATACCAACATTCTCTCTGGCAGTTATTAATCGTTACTATAATCTAGATATGTTTTTTACTCCCCAAAAGATTGAAAAATCTTTTGATTATGGTTTCTTCAAAATCCCTGAATTTACATCAAACTCATTTTTAATAAATTTTTATGGACCTTCGGGCACATTCAAGACGATCAATTTTATCGATATAATTGATGATTCAAAATTCCAAACTTTGACAGAACTTGAGACAGGAGTAGACATTAATACTTTTAATGACTCATTAACTGGATTATTGTATTCAGATATTTTTAGAAATAAAGTTGTTTTAATTGGTTCTATTGAACCAGAGGATAAAGATCTATTTCCCGTGAGTATTGCACCGAAAGAAAGTAAATCCATTTCTGGAAATTTGATGTTTGGAGTTGAAGTTCACGCTAATGTTGTTCAAATGATACTTGATAAAAATTTTCTACATCGCGGTTCATTAACGGTGAGATTTGCCATAATTTTTGTTTTAATTTTTCTTTGTATGAATTTATTCGAATTTATACGTTCGATTAAATTTAAGACCAGTCTAATTGGTGAGTTAATAAACTTTTTGATTTTAATTTTATTTATCGTCGGTATCTATGAAATTTATTATTATCTATTTTTAAAACTCCATTTAATCAGGATGTTTATTCCACCTGCTCTGGCGGTAGTAAGTGCATACACAGTTAGTTCAGTTTCAAACTATCTAAAAGAGAGAAAACAAAAATTAATCATAAAAGCTATGTTCAGTCAGTACTTGAATCCTAAACTTGTCGATGAACTTGTTGTGCACCCTGAGAAATTAAAACTCGGTGGAATAAGAAAAGAAATGTCAGTTCTCTTTTCTGATCTGGCAAACTTTACAACAATTTCAGAGAAAATAGATCCAGAAACTTTAGTTGAGCTTCTAAATCATTACTTTGATGAGATGACTGAAATAATTTTTGAAACCAATGGAACTCTGGATAAGTTTGAAGGTGATGCAATAATGGCTTTCTGGAATGCACCCCTTGATGATCCAGAACATCATTTCAATTCTGCACTGTGTGCGCTTAAGATGAAAAAGAAAGTAAACGAACTAAAGCTTGATTGGAAAGCTATCATTGGTCAGGAATTTAGTATTCGAATTGGAATAAATTCAGGTGAAATGATTGTCGGTAATATGGGAGGTAAGAAAAAATTTGATTATACCGTGATGGGTGATAACGTAAATCTTGCATCAAGGCTTGAAGGAATCAATAAAATTTATGGAACCGATATAGTTATAAGTGAAAGCATTTATAATAAAATCAAAGATAGAGTAATTGCTCGTGAACTTGATTTAATACTTGTAAAAGGTAAAACTATTCCTGTCAGGATCTTTGAACTTATTGATTTAAAAGAAGGATTAATCTTTTCGAATGATGACCAAAAAGAAATATTGAAACTTATAGAATACTTCGAAACTGGATTGAATTTATATCGTGAAAAAATGTTTAGTAGGGCAATTGAAGAATTTGAAAAAGTTCTTCTCGTAAATCCCGATGATTATCCCACTCGAGTTTTTATTGACAGATGTTTTGAATTTTTAAATTCCCCGCCACCTGACGATTGGAATGGGGTTTTTGAATCCAAAATAAAATGA
- a CDS encoding EamA family transporter, with translation MYRLAPIAIIVAAALWGLDGIVLRPSLYTLPVPLVVLIESSIVALLLTPFFIKKIQFLKNLKLRDWLSFFAVALFGGALGTMAITKALFFVNYANLSVVVLIQKLQPVFAISLAAILLKEKLQTEFYLWAGIALIGAYLMTFGFHLPALSSGDKTPIAVLFSLIAAISFGSSTVFSKRALKNVGFEMGTYLRFLISSVVMIIIVLSTGDYQSILKVSQMQWIVFLIIAFTTGGPAIFLYYYGLKSVPASVSAICELSFPLTAVLLEYFVHGNMLDLVQWVGVILLIGGILKVSSLSK, from the coding sequence ATGTATAGACTTGCACCAATTGCTATAATCGTTGCAGCTGCACTCTGGGGACTCGATGGAATTGTTCTTCGTCCATCGCTCTATACTCTTCCAGTTCCACTTGTAGTTTTAATTGAAAGTTCAATTGTCGCATTGCTTCTCACTCCATTCTTTATTAAAAAAATTCAATTTCTTAAAAATTTGAAATTGCGAGATTGGCTCTCATTTTTTGCAGTTGCACTTTTTGGTGGTGCACTTGGGACAATGGCAATTACAAAAGCTCTATTCTTTGTAAATTATGCAAATCTTTCTGTTGTAGTCTTGATTCAAAAACTTCAACCTGTATTTGCAATCTCTCTTGCAGCAATTCTTTTGAAAGAAAAACTTCAAACTGAATTTTACCTCTGGGCGGGAATCGCATTAATCGGTGCTTATTTGATGACATTTGGCTTTCATTTACCTGCTCTTAGTTCTGGTGATAAAACACCAATTGCCGTTTTGTTCTCACTCATTGCTGCAATCAGTTTTGGATCTTCGACGGTTTTCAGCAAAAGAGCCTTAAAGAATGTTGGTTTTGAAATGGGAACCTATCTTAGATTTTTAATTTCTTCAGTAGTGATGATAATTATCGTTTTATCAACCGGCGATTATCAAAGCATTTTGAAAGTTAGTCAGATGCAATGGATTGTATTTCTAATTATTGCATTTACAACTGGTGGACCAGCTATTTTTCTTTATTATTATGGATTAAAATCTGTACCCGCATCGGTAAGCGCAATTTGCGAACTTTCATTCCCATTAACGGCGGTCTTACTTGAATATTTTGTTCATGGCAATATGCTTGATTTAGTTCAATGGGTGGGTGTAATACTTTTAATTGGCGGAATCTTAAAAGTATCTTCTCTTTCTAAGTAA
- a CDS encoding VCBS repeat-containing protein produces MKKIFYFLFLISSIIYSQNEYHLTWKLSQLPFMAPQAASEVAIVKAGFDTDNDGKKEFLIAWTDMDENYIIMYEANGDNTFDTVWTWKFPVQSNSFAGIAITDLDGNGKQEIIVTLPSVVGTIPNPPRLWGFEWNGTVGENKYGIYTSGAGPLPHLEWNFNLPDNIDFRPYSLVAEDIDNDGKQELIVGVRQGGREREVFVCSLEGEVAGFSSWIIEYNLQGLTGGSLYSVTTGDLDSDGKKEIYAFIWNRFTLYIIECTGPNQFQVVDSLKQLFTIDYGALDGVRVADVNNDGVKEMYIAGTEGDNTIFVISNINDVSQIDSSNVKILMQIPPKAGTLGRLRAMYIADMDGDGKLSLMIAGERNGQIFDVEYKGTGDPTDSSSWDVKVAFDIYEYSGISPTGSPTITPRLFYGYPGGDLDGDGKNEYAFVNYSSDFSVWQDDGYAFIIENQTVTSADDDFELKNYAL; encoded by the coding sequence ATGAAAAAAATCTTTTACTTTCTCTTTCTTATAAGTTCTATAATATATTCGCAAAACGAGTATCATTTAACATGGAAGTTAAGTCAACTTCCTTTTATGGCTCCGCAGGCTGCTTCGGAAGTCGCAATTGTTAAAGCTGGTTTTGACACTGATAACGACGGCAAGAAAGAATTTCTAATCGCCTGGACAGATATGGATGAAAACTACATTATAATGTATGAAGCAAATGGGGATAATACATTTGATACAGTCTGGACTTGGAAATTTCCAGTACAATCGAATTCATTTGCAGGCATTGCTATTACCGATCTTGATGGCAATGGAAAACAGGAAATAATTGTTACTCTACCTTCAGTAGTAGGAACAATTCCAAATCCGCCTAGATTATGGGGGTTTGAATGGAATGGTACTGTTGGAGAAAACAAGTATGGAATTTACACTTCTGGTGCTGGACCACTTCCTCATTTGGAATGGAATTTTAACTTACCAGATAATATCGATTTTAGACCTTATTCACTTGTCGCTGAAGATATTGATAACGACGGTAAACAAGAGCTAATTGTTGGGGTTCGACAGGGAGGAAGGGAAAGAGAAGTTTTTGTTTGTTCACTTGAGGGTGAAGTTGCTGGTTTTTCTTCCTGGATAATTGAATACAACTTGCAGGGACTTACCGGTGGTTCACTTTATAGTGTAACAACTGGTGATCTTGATAGTGACGGTAAAAAAGAAATTTATGCGTTTATATGGAATCGTTTTACTCTTTATATAATTGAATGTACTGGACCAAATCAATTTCAGGTGGTAGACAGTTTGAAACAATTATTTACTATAGATTATGGTGCACTCGACGGTGTCCGTGTCGCTGATGTTAATAACGATGGAGTAAAAGAAATGTATATAGCTGGTACTGAAGGAGACAACACAATATTTGTTATATCAAATATAAATGATGTTTCTCAAATTGATTCTTCAAATGTAAAAATTTTAATGCAAATTCCACCTAAAGCAGGTACTCTCGGACGATTAAGAGCAATGTATATAGCTGATATGGATGGAGATGGAAAACTTAGTTTAATGATAGCAGGTGAAAGAAATGGTCAAATCTTTGATGTTGAATATAAAGGAACAGGTGATCCAACTGACAGCTCAAGCTGGGATGTAAAAGTTGCATTTGATATTTATGAGTATTCTGGCATTTCTCCAACTGGTAGCCCGACTATCACTCCACGTCTATTTTATGGTTATCCTGGCGGTGACTTGGATGGTGACGGCAAGAATGAATATGCCTTTGTTAACTACTCATCGGATTTCTCAGTTTGGCAAGACGATGGATATGCATTTATAATTGAAAATCAAACAGTAACAAGTGCAGATGATGATTTTGAATTGAAGAATTATGCTCTGTAG
- a CDS encoding cobalamin B12-binding domain-containing protein yields the protein MKMKKRILCVPLDPVHDVGIKIIKNELDKRGYLTELLPPDLPLESIVKIAAQGNYDFILVSRTIGYGVAEMLARFIDMLDAAGVREKSKIVIGGKPITPELAAELGFDKGFGEHSTIEDLISYIEGKEVSAKITGLNRNKKDITSKYDYKFLNKEIEELLEIITDKFLKFISNKTSAGIERAKIREEIFQTEDEAKKISLKEKYLSYCDTEIIRSVKDKHFIKNVREVTSEELEYLKNYLSHHLPLYPKTIQHNEEQPIVFKFLGSGCPIMDLIHGKICERYGINGFLIINPSWEARYEGLLEGYLTHENDGTITSFDNVKLIRDNLDKSTLLSIRAHRGLNTPETVLIAGEANADLVKINLVYGSLGAGTDPLRLAVDGVEAIKLAAKYNLPFDIPGNDELSGVPAYKTLAGLLINLMIGIKLNAKPILKPLFCYGPHIVINDLMKQNFIDYNAAKIFALRQIVNAPIWPGEPIAFMTQSEERVQSANSTSYHAALAASLKVDAITVASTDEAYSRGPIAITSRIDTINAVSDAFKFIGNSGFQPTPQAQEFTEDLIKKITNILKEVSQKENLPQAIYDGVLGNKEDGAYPGIFGRGTVKEK from the coding sequence GTGAAAATGAAAAAACGAATTTTATGTGTACCTCTCGATCCTGTTCACGATGTTGGAATTAAAATTATTAAAAATGAACTTGACAAGAGAGGTTATTTAACGGAACTTCTCCCGCCCGATTTACCACTCGAATCGATCGTGAAAATTGCTGCTCAGGGAAATTATGATTTCATTCTGGTGAGTAGAACAATTGGTTATGGTGTTGCTGAAATGTTGGCTCGCTTTATTGATATGCTTGATGCCGCAGGAGTAAGAGAAAAATCTAAGATTGTTATTGGCGGTAAACCAATTACTCCTGAATTGGCCGCTGAGCTCGGTTTTGATAAAGGTTTCGGTGAACACTCCACAATCGAAGATTTAATTTCTTACATCGAAGGTAAAGAGGTCTCTGCTAAAATCACTGGTCTTAATCGAAATAAAAAAGATATTACATCAAAATATGATTACAAATTTTTGAACAAAGAAATAGAAGAACTCTTAGAAATTATTACTGATAAATTTCTGAAATTTATTTCCAATAAAACTTCTGCTGGTATTGAGCGTGCAAAAATACGCGAAGAAATATTCCAGACGGAAGATGAAGCAAAGAAAATCTCTCTGAAAGAAAAATACTTATCATACTGCGATACTGAAATTATCAGAAGTGTAAAAGACAAGCATTTTATAAAAAATGTTCGGGAAGTTACTTCAGAAGAATTAGAATATTTGAAAAATTATCTGAGCCACCATCTTCCTCTGTATCCTAAAACAATTCAACATAATGAAGAACAGCCAATTGTATTTAAGTTTCTAGGAAGTGGATGTCCTATAATGGATTTAATTCACGGAAAAATTTGCGAGCGTTATGGAATTAATGGATTTCTAATAATCAATCCATCGTGGGAAGCAAGGTATGAAGGATTGCTTGAAGGTTATCTGACACACGAAAATGACGGCACAATCACTTCGTTTGATAATGTAAAATTAATTCGAGATAATCTTGATAAAAGCACATTGCTTTCAATCAGAGCACATCGTGGATTAAATACACCCGAGACTGTTTTAATTGCCGGCGAAGCAAATGCTGATCTTGTTAAAATAAATCTTGTGTATGGTTCGCTCGGTGCTGGAACTGATCCTTTACGACTTGCCGTCGATGGTGTTGAAGCAATAAAACTTGCAGCAAAATACAATCTTCCATTTGATATTCCAGGTAATGATGAGTTAAGTGGTGTCCCCGCTTATAAAACTCTCGCAGGACTTCTAATCAATTTGATGATTGGAATTAAATTAAATGCAAAGCCAATCTTAAAACCACTTTTCTGTTATGGTCCTCATATTGTCATCAATGATTTAATGAAACAAAATTTTATTGATTACAACGCAGCAAAAATTTTTGCACTCAGACAAATAGTGAATGCACCAATTTGGCCCGGTGAACCAATTGCTTTTATGACTCAATCAGAAGAAAGAGTTCAATCAGCAAACTCAACTTCTTACCATGCGGCACTTGCTGCATCATTAAAAGTTGATGCAATAACAGTTGCGTCAACAGATGAAGCATATTCAAGAGGACCGATTGCAATAACTTCACGAATTGATACAATTAATGCCGTCTCAGATGCATTCAAGTTCATTGGTAATAGTGGCTTTCAACCCACTCCGCAGGCTCAAGAATTTACCGAGGATTTGATTAAAAAAATTACAAATATTTTGAAAGAAGTTTCTCAAAAAGAAAATCTTCCTCAAGCTATTTATGATGGAGTGCTCGGGAATAAAGAAGATGGGGCTTATCCAGGAATTTTTGGCAGAGGCACAGTTAAAGAAAAATGA